A window of Apium graveolens cultivar Ventura chromosome 8, ASM990537v1, whole genome shotgun sequence contains these coding sequences:
- the LOC141676960 gene encoding uncharacterized protein LOC141676960: protein MSITTLNSLKILTLFFLTTLTFHGNSQQINNHEKNILLQLKQFWLNPPLINQWSSAKLSDHCTWPEITCTENSVVGLNISSKDVTGKIPPFICDLKNLSHLDFSNNYIPGSFPTGLYNCSNLRFLDLSQNFFVGVIPGDIDKLSHLVFLNLEANNFTGDVPAAIGQLSELATLKLSANLFNGSFTPEIGNLSNLEVLEMSYGSHPPWTLPKKLFTKLTKLWFLFMAGSNLIGQIPESIGNSTALEWLDFSSNMLRGTIPDSVFLLKDLTHLYLYNNQLSGSISRSIESLNMEELDLSSNNLTGTIPDNIAKLAKLSVLLLHFNNLSGEIPVSIARLPFLTHIRLFRNSLSGELPKDFGRFSMLEYFLVASNKFVGKLPNNLCYNGVLIELVVSGNNLTGEMPKSLGDCSSLKVFWVSSNQFSGKFPDVLWTSSNIKKLMASNNQFNGSIPTTVCNATSLQILDLSSNSFSGTLPHCLGDLSITLAIIDVQKNQFRGRIPGTFQKNCQLMTFNMNSNHFEGSMPSLANCQQLRILDLGNNKISDTFPPWLQSLPHLQILVLRSNRLYGKLSVSKMEHSFPKLRIMDLSHNQFSGHLPNDFFDNFKVIENFDISVVKNLAEPGSYYEDSVLLTVKGREIEVKRILNIYTSIDLSSNKFDGEVAEVIGELKSLRLFNVSHNSLTGNIPPLLGNMSLLESLDFSSNQLTGIIPLQLTSLTFLSTLNLSDNHLFGAIPQGRQFNTFSNESFINNMGLCGVPLTKKCKNDESPTRLVDGNDDAEDKDDDDWFERKMMLMGYGCGLACGLSVGYIVFTTSKPKLFVIFIEEAQQKLIRRYKKNKI from the coding sequence ATGTCCATAACAACTCtaaattctctcaaaatcctcaccCTATTCTTTTTAACTACCCTAACTTTCCATGGAAACTCTCAGCAGATTAACAACCATGAAAAAAACATCCTTCTACAACTCAAACAATTCTGGTTGAATCCACCTTTGATTAACCAATGGTCTTCTGCTAAATTAAGTGACCATTGTACCTGGCCGGAGATCACCTGCACAGAAAATTCTGTCGTTGGACTTAACATTTCCAGCAAGGATGTGACAGGGAAAATCCCGCCTTTTATCTGTGACCTAAAGAACCTCAGCCATCTTGATTTCTCAAACAATTATATCCCTGGATCATTCCCGACAGGCCTTTACAACTGTTCTAATCTTCGGTTTCTAGACCTCTCTCAGAATTTCTTTGTAGGAGTAATCCCCGGAGACATTGACAAGTTGTCTCATCTTGTTTTCCTCAATCTTGAGGCTAACAACTTCACCGGAGATGTTCCTGCTGCTATTGGACAGCTTTCGGAACTTGCCACTCTTAAGCTTTCTGCTAACTTGTTCAATGGCTCCTTCACACCAGAGATTGGGAACTTGTCAAATCTTGAAGTTCTTGAAATGTCATATGGTAGTCATCCTCCTTGGACACTGCCAAAAAAATTGTTCACTAAGCTGACAAAGCTGTGGTTTCTTTTCATGGCTGGATCAAATTTAATTGGACAAATTCCTGAAAGTATTGGCAATTCGACTGCTCTCGAGTGGTTGGATTTCAGCAGCAACATGTTGAGAGGAACAATCCCAGATAGTGTGTTTTTGCTGAAGGATTTAACTCATTTGTATCTTTACAATAACCAACTTTCTGGGTCAATTTCGCGGTCAATTGAATCTCTGAATATGGAAGAACTGGATTTATCAAGCAACAATTTGACTGGAACAATCCCAGATAATATTGCaaaacttgcaaaattatcagtTTTATTATTGCATTTTAATAATTTATCAGGTGAGATTCCAGTAAGCATAGCAAGATTACCTTTCTTGACACATATAAGACTTTTCCGCAATAGTCTATCAGGAGAATTGCCAAAAGATTTTGGTAGATTTTCGATGCTTGAGTACTTTTTAGTTGCTTCAAACAAGTTTGTAGGAAAGTTACCTAATAATTTGTGCTACAACGGGGTTTTAATAGAACTGGTTGTTTCTGGGAATAATCTAACTGGTGAAATGCCAAAATCACTTGGGGATTGTTCTAGTTTGAAGGTTTTTTGGGTTTCAAGTAACCAATTTTCTGGTAAATTTCCAGATGTTCTATGGACTTCATCAAATATAAAAAAACTTATGGCAAGCAACAATCAGTTCAATGGTTCAATTCCCACGACAGTTTGCAACGCGACATCCCTTCAAATTCTTGATTTGTCAAGTAACAGTTTTAGTGGTACACTTCCGCATTGTTTGGGAGATCTTAGCATTACCCTCGCCATTATTGATGTTCAGAAGAATCAGTTTCGAGGGAGAATACCAGGAACCTTCCAGAAGAACTGTCAACTGATGACTTTTAACATGAATAGCAATCACTTTGAAGGATCAATGCCCTCCCTGGCCAACTGTCAGCAGTTGagaattcttgatcttggaaaCAACAAGATAAGTGACACGTTTCCACCATGGTTACAAAGTCTTCCACATCTTCAAATCCTTGTCTTGCGATCAAATAGACTTTATGGTAAGTTAAGTGTTAGCAAGATGGAACATTCATTCCCTAAGTTGCGAATCATGGATCTTTCTCACAACCAATTCAGCGGCCACCTGccaaatgattttttcgacaacTTTAAAGTTATAGAGAATTTTGATATTAGTGTGGTCAAAAATCTAGCAGAGCCAGGTTCTTATTATGAAGATTCGGTTTTGTTAACTGTGAAAGGACGCGAAATTGAAGTGAAGAGAATTCTCAATATTTACACAAGTATAGATTTATCAAGCAACAAGTTTGATGGAGAAGTTGCAGAGGTTATTGGAGAACTTAAATCACTCCGGCTGTTCAACGTATCCCACAACAGCCTCACGGGCAATATCCCTCCCTTGTTAGGAAACATGAGTCTTCTTGAATCTTTAGATTTCTCTTCAAACCAATTGACGGGGATTATTCCTCTGCAATTGACTAGTCTGACATTTCTTTCAACCTTGAACCTCTCGGACAACCATCTTTTTGGAGCAATTCCACAAGGAAGGCAATTTAACACTTTCAGTAATGAGTCATTCATAAATAACATGGGCTTATGTGGAGTTCCTCTGACGAAGAAATGTAAAAATGATGAGTCGCCAACACGACTAGTTGATGGTAATGATGATGCAGAAGACAAAGACGATGATGATTGGTTTGAACGAAAAATGATGCTGATGGGTTATGGATGTGGATTGGCATGCGGATTGTCTGTGGGTTACATTGTTTTCACAACTTCAAAGCCTAAACTGTTTGTGATATTCATCGAAGAAGCTCAGCAGAAGTTGATTAGACGATACAAGAAAAACAAGATCTGA
- the LOC141678011 gene encoding uncharacterized protein LOC141678011, which yields MLTMYCNIPKVQALPSSKCYNAIPTLKIQSFFDGYQSNLSKMKYPFRIKCKDAILNLFQENVHLVRSIRPVGLCYKEGRVVKVGAFSGFGGSLGGGVRGFSSSYSRKVGGGGNGGGDGKVLPWLAKGRFNNGKKSERPVAGPKARSSWEESAESFLKGGNVVVENGDVRVGESQRGDFRKRVGGAGVVENRESSAAVVENGDVRGVDSRRGDFRKRVGGAGGGENREGRGYERRGEFRKKGGGEEEGDGEVEEGKDPRWDNIKNRFGRIVDVKPRSERTEFRRWDQQEMWGKKTWKEGTESTLPKMTGEGVYGVGPVLAALSAGRREFYTLYTQEGLDLSTNNKKKKDKKGFEKVLKIAEKLGLSKKEISKHDLNMISDNRPHQGLVLDASPLEMVSIKELDPVPVDEGNGLLWLALDEVTDPQNLGAIIRSSYFFGAAGVVLCAKNSAPLSGVVSKASAGSLELMELRCCKNMMQFLVSSAENGWRVLGGSVAPKAVPIDEVASGLPTILVLGSEGTGLRPLVERSCTQLIKIPGNIPVDVSVGVEDDDETSESNQKRSAEEFRSFLAVESLNVSVAAGVLLHYLIGSNGDNQIQEAEN from the coding sequence ATGCTTACCATGTACTGTAATATACCAAAGGTCCAAGCTTTACCATCATCTAAGTGTTATAATGCAATACCCACTTTAAAGATTCAATCTTTTTTTGATGGGTATCAATCAAATCTGTCAAAAATGAAATACCCTTTTAGAATTAAGTGTAAAGATGCAATCTTGAATCTTTTTCAAGAAAATGTGCATTTGGTTAGGTCAATTAGGCCAGTTGGGTTGTGTTATAAGGAGGGGAGGGTAGTAAAGGTTGGAGCTTTTTCGGGTTTTGGTGGTAGTTTAGGTGGTGGGGTTAGGGGGTTTTCGAGTTCGTATTCTAGGAAAGTTGGTGGTGGTGGGAATGGGGGTGGTGATGGGAAGGTACTTCCTTGGTTAGCTAAAGGTAGGTTTAATAATGGGAAGAAATCGGAAAGGCCGGTGGCGGGTCCGAAGGCGAGGTCATCTTGGGAGGAATCTGCGGAAAGTTTTTTAAAGGGTGGTAATGTGGTTGTGGAGAATGGGGATGTTAGAGTGGGTGAAAGTCAACGTGGGGATTTTAGGAAGAGGGTTGGTGGTGCTGGAGTTGTTGAGAATCGAGAAAGTAGTGCTGCGGTTGTGGAGAATGGGGATGTTAGGGGGGTTGATTCTCGACGTGGGGATTTTAGGAAGAGGGTTGGTGGTGCGGGAGGTGGTGAGAATCGGGAAGGTAGGGGGTATGAGAGACGTGGGGAGTTTAGGAAGAAGGGTGGTGGTGAAGAAGAGGGAGATGGAGAGGTTGAGGAGGGTAAAGATCCGAGATGGGATAATATTAAGAATAGGTTTGGGAGGATTGTTGATGTAAAACCAAGGTCGGAGAGAACAGAGTTTAGGAGGTGGGATCAGCAGGAAATGTGGGGAAAGAAGACTTGGAAAGAGGGTACTGAATCTACATTGCCGAAAATGACGGGGGAAGGGGTATATGGGGTTGGTCCTGTTTTGGCTGCTTTGTCGGCTGGAAGGAGAGAGTTCTACACGCTATATACTCAGGAGGGACTGGATTTGAGTACTAATAACAAGAAAAAGAAGGATAAGAAAGGTTTTGAGAAAGTTTTGAAGATAGCTGAGAAACTTGGGTTAAGCAAAAAAGAGATATCGAAACATGATCTTAATATGATATCTGATAATCGCCCTCATCAGGGCTTGGTGCTTGATGCTTCTCCGTTGGAGATGGTGAGTATAAAAGAATTGGATCCTGTGCCAGTTGATGAAGGAAACGGTCTTCTTTGGTTAGCTTTAGATGAAGTGACGGATCCCCAAAATTTAGGTGCAATTATCAGGTCATCGTACTTTTTTGGTGCTGCAGGGGTGGTTTTGTGTGCAAAGAATTCTGCTCCTCTAAGCGGTGTTGTAAGCAAAGCAAGTGCTGGCTCACTTGAGTTGATGGAACTTAGATGTTGTAAAAACATGATGCAGTTCTTGGTTTCCTCTGCTGAAAATGGCTGGAGGGTTCTTGGAGGTTCAGTTGCCCCAAAAGCTGTTCCTATTGATGAAGTTGCTTCTGGTTTACCCACAATTCTTGTATTAGGCAGTGAAGGCACCGGTTTGAGGCCATTGGTAGAAAGATCATGCACTCAGTTGATCAAGATTCCTGGAAACATTCCCGTGGATGTAAGTGTAGGAGTTGAAGATGATGATGAGACTTCAGAATCCAATCAGAAACGCTCTGCTGAAGAGTTTCGATCTTTTCTTGCCGTAGAGAGCTTGAATGTCAGTGTTGCAGCAGGTGTGCTTCTTCATTACTTAATCGGAAGCAACGGTGATAATCAGATACAAGAAGCTGAAAACTAG
- the LOC141678380 gene encoding uncharacterized protein LOC141678380, whose product MSPLNSLDLFLFSASKACASSLGLFVQIQGYVICLLLALGWACAAYVRGREIRIMKNRMKDGNSLAFLYHDINEFEHSKQVNLPRVTVVMPLKGFGEHNLHNWRTQITSLYGGPLEFLFMVDSTEDPAYHAVSHLLSDFKDDVDAKVIVAGPSTTCSQKIHNQLVGVEKMHKDSKYVLFLDDDVRLHPGSIGALTAEMEKNPEIFIQTGYPLDLPSGSLGSYCIYEYHMPCSMGFATGGRTFFLWGGCMMMHSDDFRTDRHGVVSGLRDGGYSDDMTLAAIAGAHKRLITSPPVAVFPHPLATDLNFSRYWNYLRKQTFVLESYTSYANWIMNRALFSVHFYLSWGFVAPYIMTMIHIAAALRYYFADYFPGQTDFTSAGLWVGLQALCTVVELLSMWNLTRIEVQLCNMLSPEAPSLSLASYNWALVFVAMLVDNFLYPFSALRSHFSQSINWSGIRYHLKNGKIHKIERSKEKGPKFTDLGGKHLYGRRGAPAKISILGLLSKTLTHWRDPKKLDV is encoded by the exons ATGTCCCCATTAAATTCACTGGATTTGTTTCTCTTTTCTGCTAGCAAAGCCTGTGCTTCATCTCTAGGCCTTTTTGTGCAGATCCag GGATATGTGATTTGCTTACTCCTTGCTCTAGGATGGGCATGTGCTGCTTATGTCAG GGGTAGAGAGATAAGAATTATGAAGAATCGGATGAAAGATGGCAATAGCTTGGCATTTCTTTATCACGATATAAATGAGTTTGAGCATTCAAAGCAGGTCAACTTACCCAGAGTGACAGTTGTAATGCCTTTGAAAGGGTTCGGTGAGCACAATTTACACAACTGGAGAACTCAG ATTACTTCCTTATATGGTGGTCCCCTGGAATTCCTTTTTATGGTCGATAGCACAGAAGACCCTGCTTATCATGCTGTATCTCATTTACTATCAGATTTTAAG GATGATGTTGATGCGAAGGTTATTGTTGCTGGCCCATCAACAACTTGCAGTCAGAAAATTCACAATCAGTTG GTTGGGGTAGAGAAAATGCACAAGGACAGCAAGTATGTGCTGTTTCTGGATGATGATGTTAGACTGCATCCAGGGTCCATTGGAGCCCTAACCGCAGAGATGGAAAAGAATCCCGAG ATATTTATTCAAACAGGATACCCTCTGGATTTACCATCCGGAAGTTTGGGAAGTTACTGTATCTATGAATATCACATG CCCTGTTCAATGGGATTTGCAACTGGTGGTAGGACATTCTTTTTGTGGGGAGGATGCATGATG ATGCATTCAGATGATTTTAGAACAGACCGACATGGTGTGGTTTCAGGACTCCGTGATGGCGGATACTCCGATGATATGACTCTTGCTGCTATAGCTG GGGCACATAAGAGGCTTATTACATCCCCACCAGTCGCTGTTTTCCCTCATCCTCTTGCCACTGATCTTAATTTTTCAAG GTATTGGAACTACTTGAGGAAGCAAACATTCGTTTTGGAGTCATACACATCATATGCAAACTGGATAATGAACCGTGCATTATTTTCTGTTCACTTCTATCTATCGTGGGGATTTGTAGCACCGTATATCATGACAATGATTCATATTGCAGCAGCGCTAAGATACTATTTTGCGGATTATTTTCCGGGACAAACGGACTTCACTTCTGCTG GTTTGTGGGTTGGGCTCCAAGCATTGTGTACTGTTGTAGAACTACTTTCAATGTGGAACTTGACAAGAATAGAAGTTCAGCTATGTAACATGTTATCTCCAGAGGCGCCTTCACTTTCACTCGCTTCTTATAATTGGGCCCTT GTGTTCGTTGCAATGCTGGTGGACAATTTCTTATACCCCTTTTCTGCGCTGCGTTCTCATTTTTCTCAGTCTATCAATTGGTCTGGTATTCGGTACCACTTGAAGAATGGGAAAATACACAAG ATTGAAAGAAGCAAGGAAAAGGGTCCGAAATTTACAGATTTGGGCGGAAAGCACCTTTACGGAAGGAGAGGAGCTCCAGCAAAGATCTCAATTCTTGGTTTGTTGTCTAAAACTTTGACTCACTGGCGGGATCCCAAGAAATTGGACGTATAG